Proteins from a single region of Gemmatimonadaceae bacterium:
- a CDS encoding MFS transporter gives MEEKQKIWKVIAASSAGTMIEWYDFYIFGSLAAIISTQFYPEGNATVNFLKTLATFAVGFAVRPFGALVFGRVGDLIGRKFAFLITLLIMGGSTAAIGLLPGYAQIGIAAPILLVILRLLQGLALGGEYGGAAVYVAEHAPDGKRGFYTSFIQTTATLGLFVSLVVILVVRAAVGEEAFKVWGWRIPFLLSILLVGMSYYIRVRLQESPLFARLKAAGGTSTAPIRDSFGTWSKWKVFLLVLFGATAGQAVVWYTGQFYALFFLQTVLKVPLTTAYIIVAVALLLGAPLFIVFGGLSDRIGRKKIMMAGNLLAAVSYYPIYQAMKAFSEPVNPVALTALVFIQVIFVTMVYGPIAAFLVEAFPAKIRYTSMSLPYHFGNGWFGGFLPLISTALVARTGNIYAGLIYPIVVALLTFVIGSLFLRESHTARIWDEVGGQDGTGEYIRDPI, from the coding sequence GTGGAAGAAAAGCAGAAAATCTGGAAAGTCATTGCCGCGTCGTCGGCTGGCACGATGATCGAATGGTACGACTTCTACATCTTCGGCAGTCTCGCCGCTATCATCTCCACACAGTTTTATCCCGAAGGCAACGCCACCGTCAATTTTCTGAAGACGCTGGCGACCTTTGCCGTGGGATTTGCGGTTCGTCCTTTTGGCGCGCTGGTATTCGGGCGCGTTGGCGATCTGATCGGTCGCAAGTTTGCTTTTCTCATCACGCTGCTCATCATGGGCGGATCTACAGCCGCTATCGGACTGCTGCCCGGGTACGCTCAAATCGGCATTGCCGCCCCGATTCTACTGGTGATACTGCGCCTGCTGCAGGGCCTCGCTCTGGGTGGTGAATACGGCGGAGCCGCGGTCTATGTTGCCGAGCACGCCCCGGATGGCAAGAGAGGTTTTTACACGAGTTTCATCCAGACAACCGCGACTCTCGGCCTGTTTGTGTCGCTGGTCGTCATCCTGGTCGTCAGGGCGGCGGTCGGCGAGGAGGCGTTCAAGGTATGGGGCTGGCGAATCCCGTTTCTTCTTTCAATCCTGCTTGTGGGCATGTCGTATTACATCCGGGTGAGACTGCAGGAGTCGCCGCTTTTCGCCCGACTCAAGGCAGCGGGAGGAACCTCGACCGCGCCTATTCGGGACAGCTTCGGGACCTGGAGCAAATGGAAGGTGTTCTTGCTCGTCCTTTTCGGCGCTACCGCGGGTCAGGCCGTGGTCTGGTACACTGGCCAGTTCTACGCATTGTTCTTTTTACAGACGGTGCTGAAGGTGCCGTTGACGACCGCATACATCATAGTCGCGGTGGCGCTGCTGCTCGGCGCACCTCTGTTCATCGTGTTTGGAGGACTTTCGGACAGGATTGGCCGGAAGAAGATCATGATGGCCGGCAATCTCCTCGCCGCTGTTTCCTACTATCCGATTTATCAGGCGATGAAAGCGTTTTCGGAGCCGGTCAATCCGGTCGCGCTGACTGCGCTTGTTTTCATTCAGGTGATTTTCGTCACCATGGTTTATGGTCCAATCGCGGCATTCCTGGTCGAGGCGTTTCCCGCGAAGATTCGATATACGTCGATGTCGTTGCCCTATCATTTCGGCAACGGGTGGTTTGGCGGCTTCCTGCCGCTCATTTCGACCGCTCTCGTGGCGCGTACGGGGAACATCTACGCGGGTCTGATCTACCCGATCGTGGTAGCGC
- a CDS encoding DUF4126 domain-containing protein, with product MSSVTTVVQSLGVAYAAGINLPATVAVLGVADRAGWISPLPGALHAVSNIWVIGLAVTLYVIEFMVTLVPGVASLWETAQSFIRPPAAAFLAAATAYQLESPYTVIAALLGGGLALTTHGTKLGLRYAVDTSPEPVTNAAANVAEFATVSTIALFVWNHPYLTLSTAILLLVLLILLVRRIIKTVRRLFRGEVAGSVTT from the coding sequence ATGTCATCAGTCACGACAGTAGTGCAATCGCTCGGTGTGGCTTACGCTGCCGGAATAAATCTTCCGGCGACAGTGGCGGTACTTGGTGTAGCCGATCGTGCCGGGTGGATCAGCCCGCTCCCCGGCGCGCTGCACGCAGTGAGCAACATCTGGGTCATCGGGTTGGCGGTCACGCTGTACGTCATCGAGTTCATGGTGACGCTGGTGCCCGGTGTTGCAAGCCTCTGGGAGACCGCGCAGAGTTTTATACGCCCGCCCGCTGCAGCGTTCCTTGCAGCCGCAACTGCGTACCAGCTGGAATCACCATACACAGTGATTGCGGCCCTGCTCGGCGGTGGCCTGGCACTGACAACCCACGGAACGAAGTTGGGGTTGCGCTATGCCGTCGATACCTCGCCCGAGCCGGTGACGAATGCCGCCGCAAATGTTGCGGAGTTCGCGACGGTTTCGACCATTGCGCTTTTTGTATGGAATCATCCTTACCTGACACTGTCGACTGCGATTCTCCTGCTCGTACTGTTGATTCTGCTGGTGCGGCGGATCATAAAAACCGTGCGGAGGCTGTTCAGGGGAGAAGTGGCAGGAAGCGTGACGACTTAG